In Caldisericaceae bacterium, the sequence ATAATCTTTTATACGCCCAGGAACGAGTTTATACTTATTATTTACAAGCCCAAGCACATGATAGCATGTAGGTATATCATCAACAATAATTCTAAGAGCAATAATATCGTATATTTCTTCAAAATTCTTACGGTCCCTTATCATTTTCTTGTAAATACCGTAGAGATTTTTGGGTCGCCCCTCTACTTCCCCTTCGATTCCATTTTCTTTAAGAAGTTGCTTTAACTCTTTAATGAGTTCATTAACGTATTCTTCTCTTTCTTCTCTTTTTTTGGCAACCTTTCTTGCAATCTCTTTGTATTTCTCTTCTTCTGAATACCTAAAACTTAGATCTTCAAGTTCCCATTTCATTGTGTAAATACCCAATCGATGTGCAAGAGGGACATAGATATCAAGAGTTTCTTTTGCAATCTCAATCTTTTTCTCGTCAGGTAAATAGTTTAAAGTCCGCATGTTGTGAAGTCTATCTGCGAGTTTAATTAAAACAACTCTTACGTCTTGTGCCATTGCAAGGAACATCTTCCTAAGGCTTTCAAGATGGGCGTCTTTTGTAGAACTACTCCTTAAGCCTTGAAGTTTTGTAACACCATTTACAAGAAAGGCAACAACTTCGCCAAATTTTTCTTTAATTTCTTCTATTGAGACACCTGTATCTTCTACGGTATCATGGAGAATTGCCGCTGCATAAGTTTCTTTATCAAGTTTAAGATTAGAAAGAATCAAAGCAACATTAAGCGGATGAATAATATACTCTTCACCTGACTCTCGCTTTTGAAATTTATGTTTTTCTGAAGCAAACTCGTAGGCTTCTTTAATAAGTCTAATCCCCTCGCTATCGATGTGAGGGGATATTTGTTCTATAAGTTCTTTAAAGAGTTCTTCTTTAGTCAAAGTCAACAAGGGAAAATATTGGGTATTTCCCTATTTTCTCTTCTCCTTTCAACCCTTTTAGTATGACAATAAAACCCCAACCAACAATTTCTGCACCAAGGGATTCAACGAGTTCTGATGCGGCAAGTGCAGTCCCTCCTGTTGCAAGAAGATCGTCAATCATTAATACTCTTTCACCCTTTTTAACAGCATCTTGGTGGAGTTCAAGTATTGACATTCCGTATTCAAGTTGGAACTCTTTCCTTATTACCTCATAAGGAAGCTTGCCAGGTTTTCTTATTGGCACAAAACCTGCACCAAGTTCTACCGCAATTGGAGCTCCAATAATAAACCCACGTGCTTCTATAGCAGCAACTTTATCAACTCGATAATCTTTAAATTGATTAGCAATAGATTTCACCGTAAAATTAAATGCCTCTTTATCTCCTATAAGCGGAGTTAAATCTCTAAACAAAATTCCTTTCTGGGGAAAATCTGGGATGTTACGTATAAATTTTTTAAGGTCCATTTCTACCTCCTAACAATAATTATACTCATTTTCTCTTTTTATCATTCTTTTTTGATTTCTTTTTTGTTGTTTTGGGAGGTGTTATTTTTTCTTCTTGTTCCGATTGGACGCTTTCAAATTTCGTAGTTTCTTTAGATTCTACACTACCTGGAGCATTTTCAACAACTGTCACAACACTTTCATTTCTTTCAAGTTCTTTTTGAATTGTTTCTCCTTTAAAAAGAATAAGAAGAGGCGAAGCTATATAGATAGAGGAATATGTTCCACTTATAAGACCAATGAGGAAAGTGGAAGAAAAATCTCTTATTGCAGAACCTCCAAAAATAAGAAGCGCTAAAGATGAAAATAGAGTTGTTATAGATGTATTCATTGAACGAACCCAAACCTCTGTAATACTATCGTTAACAAGTTTCCTAAAAGACTCTTTTAGCCTAAACTTGAGCTTTTCCCTGATTCTATCCATCACTACAACAGTATCTTCAACAGAGTAGGTAATGATAGCAAGAAAAGCACCGATAAAAGGCGCATTAAGTTCAACCCTGAAAAGGGAAAGTAAACCAAGGGTAACAAGAACATCGTGTAAAAGAGCCAAAATAGTTGAAAGAGCAATTTTATACTCAAACCTTATTGAGATGTATAAAAGGACAAATAGAAGTGCAAGTCCAAGGGCAAGGGAACCATTTTTCATTAATTCAGCACCAATAACCGGTGCAATAGAAGTTATCTGGATAGAATCCTTTTTTATTTTATATAGTTTGTCAATTTCATTTTCGATTTTCGTTTGATCCTCTTCTGATATAGTAGTTGTATTAATCTTTACAATAATTTTGTTTCCAAGTGCCTCTTGAACAATTGCATCTTTATAGCCGAGACTGGCAACAATATCCCTTACCTTTTGTGCATCTGGTTTAGTTTCACAGGCTAAGGATAAAACCGTTCCACCCTTAAAATCAATACCAAGATTCAAGGGAGACCCTGTTTTTACCCAGTTAATCCCCATTGAAATCAAACCAAGCAGTATAACAATAATTGAAATAGTAAACCAGATCTTTGACTGCCCAACGATATCCCAACTCTTTATTCTATCTCTAAAACTCATACAATCCTCCTCACCTATATACCCCAAATCCAAGGCTT encodes:
- the secF gene encoding protein translocase subunit SecF; its protein translation is MSFRDRIKSWDIVGQSKIWFTISIIVILLGLISMGINWVKTGSPLNLGIDFKGGTVLSLACETKPDAQKVRDIVASLGYKDAIVQEALGNKIIVKINTTTISEEDQTKIENEIDKLYKIKKDSIQITSIAPVIGAELMKNGSLALGLALLFVLLYISIRFEYKIALSTILALLHDVLVTLGLLSLFRVELNAPFIGAFLAIITYSVEDTVVVMDRIREKLKFRLKESFRKLVNDSITEVWVRSMNTSITTLFSSLALLIFGGSAIRDFSSTFLIGLISGTYSSIYIASPLLILFKGETIQKELERNESVVTVVENAPGSVESKETTKFESVQSEQEEKITPPKTTKKKSKKNDKKRK
- a CDS encoding adenine phosphoribosyltransferase; the protein is MDLKKFIRNIPDFPQKGILFRDLTPLIGDKEAFNFTVKSIANQFKDYRVDKVAAIEARGFIIGAPIAVELGAGFVPIRKPGKLPYEVIRKEFQLEYGMSILELHQDAVKKGERVLMIDDLLATGGTALAASELVESLGAEIVGWGFIVILKGLKGEEKIGKYPIFSLVDFD